A window of the Eretmochelys imbricata isolate rEreImb1 chromosome 7, rEreImb1.hap1, whole genome shotgun sequence genome harbors these coding sequences:
- the ZNF365 gene encoding protein ZNF365: MQQHTFEESRHPWQESFENVSICMPFRCPRCGDHTRFRSLSSLRAHLEYNHRYEERSLLTKCNLFSSLKDTDLLSSSETMTQGKLGNTSNAIKQKPSYINFCDSSHENPKNRKSLEMEAERPVSFVANYGSADFTDEQMSKPWVPTTDSKASFEAHVREKFNRMVEAVDKTIEKRIDKLTKELAQKTAELLEVRAAFAQLSQKKQEVQRRERDLNRQVDVAVEMIALLKQRLTESEEELHRKEEEVVTFNHFLEEAAEKEVHGKARLQHFIENLLQRVDLAERQLEYYQNQQIMCNYNDVNEHMFTDLSSNKKPRCLSRGNQHGSYNIPDAKPHSLQKGRMFLKKNKDDKNSIQPVTFFYEPVDCSRELWRPQKRGEPVSAARKVNSKSKQGKKGK, translated from the exons ATGCAACAGCACACTTTTGAAGAAAGCAGACACCCCTGGCAGGAgtcatttgaaaatgtcagcatCTGCATGCCATTTCGTTGCCCACGATGTGGTGACCACACTAGATTCAGAAGCCTTTCTTCTCTGAGGGCACATCTGGAGTATAATCATAGGTATGAAGAAAGAAGCCTTCTGACAAAATGCAACCTCTTTTCTTCCCTCAAAGATACAGACTTGCTGTCTTCCTCAGAGACCATGACTCAAGGAAAACTGGGGAACACCAGCAatgcaataaaacaaaaaccatccTACATAAATTTTTGTGACAGCTCACATGAGAACCCAAAGAACAGAAAATCACTGGAGATGGAAGCTGAAAGGCCTGTCTCTTTTGTGGCAAATTACGGGTCAGCAGACTTCACAGATGAGCAGATGTCTAAACCGTGGGTTCCAACAACAGACTCCAAAGCCTCTTTTGAGGCACATGTACGAGAAAAGTTTAATAGGATGGTAGAAGCTGTAGATAAAACAATAGAGAAGAGAATTGACAAGCTTACCAAAGAGCTGGCCCAAAAAACGGCTGAGCTGTTGGAAGTTCGGGCCGCTTTTGCGCAGCTGTCTCAGAAGAAACAGGAAGTTCAGAGGCGAGAGAGGGACCTGAACAGACAGGTGGACGTTGCAGTTGAGATGATTGCTCTACTGAAGCAACGTCTTACAGAGTCTGAGGAAGAACTTCACAGGAAAGAAGA AGAGGTTGTTACTTTTAACCACTTCCTGGAAGAGGCAGCTGAGAAAGAGGTCCATGGGAAAGCCAGGCTCCAACACTTCATTGAGAATCTATTGCAGCGGGTTGATCTGGCAGAAAGACAACTAGAATATTATCAAAATCAGCAGATAATGTGCAATTACAATGATGTAAATGAACATATG tttacagACCTCTCATCAAATAAGAAACCCAGATGCCT aagcCGAGGAAATCAGCATGGTTCATATAATATACCTGATGCAAAACCTCATTCCCTTCAAAAAGGTAGAATGTTCCTAAAGAAAAACAAGGATGACAAGAACAGCATCCAGCCAGTTACATTCTTCTATGAGCCTGTCGACTGCtcaagagagctatggaggccaCAGAAAAGAGGTGAACCAGTGAGTGCTGCCCGTAAGGTGAATTCAAAATCCAAGCAGGGTAAAAAAGGCAAATAG